The Kribbella shirazensis genomic interval TCTGGGTCGCGCCCGACGGCGACGACTCCGCCAAGGGTACCGAGAACGAACCGTGGAAGACGGTCACCCGGGCCCGCGACGAGATCCGGGACAAACAGCTCAACGACCGGATGAACTGCGACATCACTGTCAACCTGAAGGCCGGCGACTACCCGGTCCCGTCCACCATCGACCTCGACCAGCGCGACTCCGGGAAGAACGGCCACCGGGTCGTCTACCGCAGCGCCGACGGCCCCGGCAAGGCGAACCTGCAGGGCGCCGAGGAGCTCACCGGCTGGACGCCGACCCAGAACGGCATCTTCAAGACGAAGTTCGACAAGTCGAAGCCGTTCTACACGCTCTTCGAGGACGGCAAGCGCGCCACCAACGCCCGCTACCCGAACCGGGGCACCGACGACACCTGGTCGCCGTACATGACGTCGATCCTCTACGAAGAGGACAAGATGGACGTCCGCAACTGGCTGTGGGGCACCCCGGGTGACTGGGACCCGAGCTGGGACATGAGCCAGGCGTCGGTCACCATCTGGTCCGGTGGTTCCTGGTCGTGGTTCACCGACACGATCCCGTTGCTGGACACCAACTTCAGGAAGACGCAGACCACGCTGAAGCACTGGACCCGCTATGCCATGGTCAACAGCCGTGGTGGTTCTCGCTACTTCTTCCAGAACTCGCTGAGCTTCCTGGACCAGCCAGGTGAGTACTACGTCGACTTCAAGGCCGGCGAGGTCTACTACAAGCCGCGGGCCGGGAGCATGGACGGCGTCAAGGTCCTGCGGCCGACGGTGAAGACCGTGCTGAACCTGGCCGGCAAGTCGCCGGACGACCGGCTGCGCGACGTCACGTTCGACGGTCTGGGTGTGCAGTACTCCGACTTCGTCACCTGGTACCGCAACGGCTGGGTGGCCAGTGGTGACGCGGGACTCGAGCACAAGTACCCGGAGTACGACCGGCAGATCGAGATGCCGCGGAACCGGTTCGGCGCGATCACGCTGACCAACACGAGCAACATCGACCTGAGCCGGCTGCGCCTGTCCGACACCGGGTTCACCGGGATCTACATGCTGTTCGCCAACGACCACACGAAGATCACCGACAGCCTGCTGGAGAACATCGGTGCCGACGGCATCAAGGTCGAGGGCGGCTGGCCGGGTGAAGGCGACCTGAGCAACCACCACACGATCTCGAACGTGTTCATCGACCACATCGGTGAGCTGGTCCCGGGTGACTCGGCCGGCATCGAGCTGATGGACACCGGCAACAACACCATCCAGAACATCCACGTCCAGCACAGCGCCCGCTACGGCATCAGCCTGGAGTCCCGGCCGGAGGTGAAGGACGGCGAGCAGTACACGAGCGGCAACACGTTCAAGTACATCAAGCTCGAGCAGACGGGCCTGGACAGCGGTGACATGGGCGCGTTCTACACGTACGGCGTCGAGAACCAGGATCCGCACCCGGTGCAGAACACCGTCGACCAGTTGGTCATCGGTGACGTCATTCCCGACCCGTCGATGCCGGACGCCGGTGGCACCCGTGGTGTCCACATGGACGCCGGTGGCTGTGGGTTCGCCTTCAGCAACGTGCAGGTCGGCAAGGTGACGGACCAGAAGTACCAGTCGTACCACTGCAACCAGGTAACGAACGCCGACTGGGTCGAGGGCTTCGACGCCTCGAAGATGGAGTACGACAAGATCGGCGTGCTC includes:
- a CDS encoding right-handed parallel beta-helix repeat-containing protein; this translates as MSKRTRRTAFSVGAGVVAAALVTVAAIQFNAQPAGAVDCSNFWVAPDGDDSAKGTENEPWKTVTRARDEIRDKQLNDRMNCDITVNLKAGDYPVPSTIDLDQRDSGKNGHRVVYRSADGPGKANLQGAEELTGWTPTQNGIFKTKFDKSKPFYTLFEDGKRATNARYPNRGTDDTWSPYMTSILYEEDKMDVRNWLWGTPGDWDPSWDMSQASVTIWSGGSWSWFTDTIPLLDTNFRKTQTTLKHWTRYAMVNSRGGSRYFFQNSLSFLDQPGEYYVDFKAGEVYYKPRAGSMDGVKVLRPTVKTVLNLAGKSPDDRLRDVTFDGLGVQYSDFVTWYRNGWVASGDAGLEHKYPEYDRQIEMPRNRFGAITLTNTSNIDLSRLRLSDTGFTGIYMLFANDHTKITDSLLENIGADGIKVEGGWPGEGDLSNHHTISNVFIDHIGELVPGDSAGIELMDTGNNTIQNIHVQHSARYGISLESRPEVKDGEQYTSGNTFKYIKLEQTGLDSGDMGAFYTYGVENQDPHPVQNTVDQLVIGDVIPDPSMPDAGGTRGVHMDAGGCGFAFSNVQVGKVTDQKYQSYHCNQVTNADWVEGFDASKMEYDKIGVLPTFPYDVAGR